A window of Campylobacter cuniculorum DSM 23162 = LMG 24588 contains these coding sequences:
- a CDS encoding 5-formyltetrahydrofolate cyclo-ligase, translating to MQKQFFRQSQKKRLKQHILFKFKQDFQVFKECFILIKKFKAKKILIFTPLPYEPNLLRFRNKLNKNKQIFVPFMQNKSLKIVKLRLPLTRKKFGIFEPNNSFLKTKIDMAIVPVIGVDRIFKRIGHGQGFYDRFFESLKYKPLIIFIESIDSFSEKILTQKHDITGKFYINPYKKYFRKESKNDSSRCCSYRRYNRHWSRIFSC from the coding sequence ATGCAAAAACAATTTTTTAGACAAAGTCAAAAAAAACGTCTCAAACAGCATATCTTGTTTAAATTCAAACAAGATTTTCAAGTGTTTAAAGAATGTTTTATTTTAATTAAGAAATTCAAAGCCAAAAAAATTTTGATTTTTACTCCCCTGCCCTATGAACCTAATTTATTACGCTTTCGTAACAAATTAAATAAAAATAAACAAATTTTTGTCCCATTTATGCAAAATAAAAGTTTAAAAATTGTAAAATTAAGGCTACCTTTAACAAGGAAAAAATTTGGGATTTTTGAACCGAACAATTCTTTTTTGAAAACAAAAATCGATATGGCTATAGTGCCGGTGATTGGAGTTGATAGAATTTTTAAAAGAATAGGACACGGACAGGGTTTTTACGACAGATTTTTTGAAAGTTTAAAGTATAAACCTTTAATAATTTTTATCGAAAGTATCGATAGTTTCAGTGAAAAAATTTTAACACAAAAACACGATATTACGGGAAAATTTTATATAAATCCTTATAAAAAATATTTTAGGAAAGAAAGTAAAAATGATAGCAGTCGTTGTTGCAGTTATCGCCGCTATAATAGGCATTGGAGTCGGATATTTAGTTGCTAA
- a CDS encoding MotE family protein has protein sequence MIRILILISFGIFAFAAEQDCQQYFEAKKAQLELQTKEFDEARQALEAFKASFETLQKEQLEALNKREAEVNATLAQIENLKAENERLLKQKEEILNSINEKTEGRVREIYSQMKDAAVAGVLSQMDNEDASKIMLSLESRKISGVLSKMDPKKASELTLLLKNMDNNTSN, from the coding sequence ATGATTAGAATTTTAATCTTAATTTCATTTGGAATTTTTGCTTTTGCTGCAGAGCAAGATTGTCAGCAGTATTTTGAAGCAAAAAAAGCTCAACTTGAACTTCAAACAAAAGAATTCGATGAAGCAAGACAAGCTTTAGAAGCTTTTAAAGCCTCATTTGAAACCTTGCAAAAAGAGCAACTTGAAGCCTTAAATAAAAGAGAAGCCGAAGTGAATGCAACCTTAGCTCAAATTGAAAATTTAAAGGCTGAAAACGAAAGGCTTTTAAAACAAAAAGAAGAGATTTTAAATAGCATCAATGAAAAAACCGAAGGCAGAGTGAGAGAGATTTATTCACAAATGAAAGATGCTGCTGTTGCAGGAGTTTTGAGTCAAATGGACAATGAGGATGCGAGTAAAATTATGCTTTCTTTAGAATCGCGTAAAATTTCAGGTGTGCTTTCAAAAATGGACCCTAAAAAAGCTTCTGAACTGACTTTATTGCTTAAAAATATGGACAATAATACAAGCAATTAA
- the ftsY gene encoding signal recognition particle-docking protein FtsY — translation MLDFLKTSLKKTLENITKVKTNQKITKDLLEEILLESDVSYEIVEEILYYLPPSQEVKKEDLKRVMGSYFLYEKPEITDAKPFVELILGVNGAGKTTSIAKLAYLYKNQGQKVILAACDTFRAGAIEQLKLWAQKIGVDFVASSQGHDPSAVAFDTISKACAKDFDRVIIDTAGRLQNQKNLSNELEKIVRISNKAMQNAPHRKILILDGTQGNAGILQAKAFNELIKLDGVIITKLDGTAKGGALLSVARELELPIFYVGMGEKMQDLYEFDAQVYLDTLLEPLFQ, via the coding sequence ATGCTTGATTTTTTAAAAACTTCACTTAAAAAAACCCTTGAAAATATAACAAAGGTAAAAACAAATCAAAAAATCACTAAGGATTTACTAGAAGAAATTTTGCTTGAATCTGATGTGAGTTATGAAATTGTTGAAGAAATTTTATATTATTTACCACCGAGTCAGGAAGTAAAAAAAGAAGATTTAAAACGAGTGATGGGTTCTTATTTTCTTTATGAAAAACCAGAAATTACAGATGCAAAACCTTTTGTAGAATTGATTTTAGGAGTTAATGGTGCCGGTAAAACGACAAGCATAGCTAAACTTGCTTATCTTTATAAAAATCAAGGACAAAAGGTTATTTTGGCAGCTTGCGATACTTTTAGAGCGGGTGCGATTGAACAGCTAAAACTTTGGGCACAAAAAATCGGGGTGGATTTTGTTGCAAGTTCTCAAGGACATGACCCTTCGGCTGTAGCTTTTGATACGATTTCAAAGGCTTGTGCAAAGGATTTTGATAGAGTGATTATCGATACAGCCGGAAGACTGCAAAACCAAAAAAATTTAAGCAATGAACTTGAAAAAATCGTAAGAATTTCAAATAAAGCTATGCAAAATGCTCCTCATCGCAAAATTTTAATCCTCGATGGCACTCAAGGAAATGCTGGAATTTTACAAGCTAAGGCTTTTAATGAGCTTATAAAGCTTGATGGAGTGATTATTACAAAACTTGATGGCACGGCTAAAGGTGGGGCTTTGTTGAGCGTAGCTAGAGAGCTTGAACTTCCTATTTTTTACGTAGGAATGGGTGAAAAAATGCAAGATTTATATGAATTTGATGCACAAGTTTATTTGGATACACTTTTAGAACCTTTATTTCAATGA
- the rny gene encoding ribonuclease Y, with amino-acid sequence MIAVVVAVIAAIIGIGVGYLVAKKINDAKYEIFVAQAKAKAKAIEYEAELILKDAKNSILNAEFEAKRKYENKIQKEFNQKFDELNKKEQRILKQEQQLKTNEEEFLKNKKITQELHDDSLKLKNSYQGKLDEIIRDLENLTGLTQVEAKELLLQKIEEKSRSEIAHLTRKYEEEAKNTAQRKANFILAQATSRFAGEFAAERLINVVNIKNDELKGRIIGKEGRNVKTLEMVLGVDIIIDDTPGAIIISCFNLYRRAIATKVIELLVEDGRIQPARIEEIYEKVCKDFDNAVLEEGQTIIMDLGLNKIHPEIAKYIGKLKYRASYGQNALAHSLEVAHLAGIIAAECGGDENLARRAGILHDIGKALTHEFEGSHVDLGAELCKRYQEHPVVINAIYAHHGHEEPISIESAAVCAADTLSAARPGARREVLEAFLKRVTELENIAKSKEGIKNAYAINAGREIRVIANAKLVNDDESVLLAKEIASEIQEKMQYPGEIKVNVIRELRAVEYAK; translated from the coding sequence ATGATAGCAGTCGTTGTTGCAGTTATCGCCGCTATAATAGGCATTGGAGTCGGATATTTAGTTGCTAAAAAAATCAACGATGCCAAGTATGAAATTTTTGTCGCACAAGCAAAAGCTAAGGCAAAAGCTATAGAATACGAAGCCGAGCTTATCTTAAAAGATGCCAAAAATTCCATATTAAACGCTGAATTTGAAGCTAAGAGAAAATATGAAAATAAAATTCAAAAAGAATTCAATCAAAAATTTGATGAACTCAACAAAAAAGAGCAGAGAATTCTTAAGCAAGAACAACAGCTTAAAACTAACGAAGAGGAATTCTTAAAAAATAAAAAAATAACACAAGAACTCCACGATGATAGTTTAAAGCTTAAAAACAGCTATCAAGGAAAACTTGATGAAATTATCCGTGATTTAGAAAATTTAACCGGATTGACTCAAGTTGAAGCTAAGGAACTTTTACTCCAAAAAATTGAAGAAAAATCTCGCAGTGAAATCGCTCATTTGACGCGTAAATATGAAGAAGAAGCTAAAAATACAGCTCAAAGAAAGGCGAATTTTATCCTTGCTCAAGCGACTTCAAGATTTGCAGGTGAATTTGCCGCTGAAAGGCTTATTAATGTTGTCAATATCAAAAATGATGAACTCAAAGGACGCATTATTGGAAAAGAAGGACGCAATGTCAAGACTCTTGAAATGGTATTGGGCGTGGATATTATCATTGATGATACGCCGGGTGCGATTATAATCAGCTGTTTTAATCTCTATCGCAGAGCCATTGCTACAAAGGTGATTGAGCTTTTGGTTGAAGATGGGAGAATTCAACCTGCGAGGATAGAAGAAATTTATGAAAAAGTCTGTAAAGATTTTGATAATGCAGTCCTTGAAGAGGGACAAACCATCATTATGGATTTAGGTCTGAATAAAATACATCCTGAGATTGCTAAATACATTGGAAAACTTAAATACAGAGCAAGTTATGGACAAAATGCCTTAGCTCATTCTTTAGAAGTGGCTCATCTTGCAGGAATCATCGCAGCAGAATGCGGAGGAGATGAGAATTTAGCAAGAAGAGCTGGAATTTTGCACGATATTGGAAAAGCCTTAACTCACGAATTTGAAGGCTCTCATGTGGATTTAGGAGCTGAACTTTGCAAAAGATACCAAGAACATCCTGTGGTTATCAATGCAATTTACGCCCATCACGGACACGAAGAACCTATAAGCATAGAAAGTGCCGCTGTTTGTGCCGCAGACACCCTAAGTGCAGCAAGACCCGGAGCCAGAAGAGAGGTTTTAGAAGCTTTCTTAAAAAGAGTAACGGAGCTTGAGAATATTGCTAAGAGTAAAGAAGGCATTAAAAACGCTTATGCGATCAATGCAGGACGCGAAATTCGCGTCATTGCAAATGCAAAACTCGTCAATGATGATGAATCGGTGCTTTTAGCTAAAGAAATTGCTTCTGAAATTCAAGAAAAAATGCAATATCCGGGCGAGATTAAAGTCAATGTGATACGAGAATTAAGAGCCGTAGAATACGCAAAATAG
- a CDS encoding DedA family protein, with protein MQEMIENLLEYGYIILFFYSLGGGMVGILAAAVLSSSGKLDLYLCIGLAFLGNVLGSTLLFIVGKYYKKELAPYLKKHRRKFALATIKIKKYGVSLLIIQKFVYGLKTFIPIAAALARYNFMKFFIVNTLASLLWAVLLGYLGFVFGYLIETIFNKLGEYPYIAPLFLVFLILVLWFYLSRFSKK; from the coding sequence ATGCAAGAAATGATAGAAAATTTGCTTGAATATGGCTATATTATTTTATTTTTCTATTCACTTGGTGGCGGAATGGTTGGAATTTTAGCCGCTGCGGTTTTAAGCAGTAGTGGAAAACTTGATCTTTATTTGTGTATCGGTTTGGCTTTTTTAGGCAATGTCTTAGGCTCAACCCTGCTTTTTATCGTAGGAAAATACTATAAAAAGGAACTTGCACCCTATTTAAAAAAACATCGCCGTAAATTTGCCCTTGCTACGATAAAAATCAAAAAATATGGAGTGAGTTTGCTGATTATACAAAAATTTGTTTATGGTTTAAAAACTTTTATTCCTATAGCTGCGGCTCTTGCAAGATATAATTTTATGAAATTTTTTATTGTCAATACTCTAGCAAGTTTGCTTTGGGCTGTATTGCTTGGATATTTGGGCTTTGTTTTTGGATATTTGATTGAAACAATCTTTAATAAACTCGGGGAATATCCTTATATAGCACCTTTATTTTTGGTATTTTTAATCCTTGTGCTTTGGTTTTATCTTTCTCGTTTCTCTAAAAAATGA
- a CDS encoding ComEC/Rec2 family competence protein: MTLFRNSFFSQNKEFLFLFAVCLSIFIFNISLEYKNFLEFKQSKHHFIEDAILLQSSTKMNSKNKQYFVLKIKNKEFSFYTTTYKDLNLSKNQHLSLRIITKNLSFKDYLSKKFYVPSYDLKPLQIKAQNAFISYFLNQHKNTKIKEFYGALFFALDISSELRRDINHYGIAHLIAISGYHIGLLFTLTFFILAPLYGFFQKRYFPYRNLKFDLSLIIFILLLVYAYFIGFVPSFIRSLIMAFFGFYLLMKNIKIFSFLTLFISVCIAISLYPKLLFSVGFLFSVLGVFYIFLYIHHFSKYFNTFTNIILLNFWTFFAMTLPVLYFFPLISYQQILGVFLSMIFVFFYPCVLFLHLIGFGGILDEILLIFLNFKLTATEIHLNFWIFLVYILSALLSIRFAILALFCVFSNLIAFIWIAI; encoded by the coding sequence ATGACCCTCTTTAGAAATTCTTTTTTCTCTCAAAATAAAGAATTTCTTTTTTTATTTGCGGTATGTTTGAGTATTTTTATTTTTAATATCAGTTTAGAATATAAAAATTTCCTTGAATTTAAACAAAGCAAACACCATTTTATAGAAGATGCAATCTTACTTCAAAGCTCTACTAAAATGAATTCAAAAAATAAACAATATTTTGTTTTAAAGATTAAAAATAAAGAATTTTCTTTTTATACTACAACTTACAAAGATTTAAATTTAAGTAAAAATCAACATTTAAGCCTAAGAATTATCACAAAAAATTTAAGCTTTAAAGATTATTTATCCAAAAAATTTTATGTCCCAAGCTATGACTTAAAACCTCTTCAAATCAAAGCACAAAATGCTTTCATAAGCTATTTTCTCAATCAACACAAAAATACCAAAATCAAAGAATTTTATGGGGCTTTATTTTTTGCATTAGACATTTCTTCTGAACTTAGAAGAGATATTAATCATTATGGTATTGCCCATCTTATCGCAATCAGTGGCTATCATATCGGCTTACTTTTCACTCTAACATTTTTTATCCTCGCTCCCTTATATGGTTTTTTTCAAAAAAGATATTTTCCCTACCGCAATTTAAAATTTGATTTAAGTCTTATAATCTTTATTTTACTCCTTGTTTATGCTTATTTTATCGGCTTTGTGCCTTCTTTTATCCGCTCTTTGATTATGGCATTTTTTGGATTTTATTTATTGATGAAAAATATCAAAATTTTTAGCTTTTTAACTCTATTTATAAGTGTTTGTATCGCTATATCTTTGTATCCAAAGCTTCTTTTTAGTGTGGGATTTTTATTTTCTGTGCTGGGAGTTTTTTATATATTTTTATATATACATCATTTTTCTAAATATTTTAATACTTTTACAAATATCATTCTTTTAAATTTTTGGACTTTTTTTGCAATGACTCTGCCCGTGCTTTATTTTTTCCCTTTGATTTCTTATCAACAAATTCTCGGTGTATTTTTAAGCATGATTTTTGTTTTCTTTTATCCTTGCGTTTTATTTTTGCACCTGATTGGTTTTGGTGGAATTTTAGATGAAATTTTATTGATTTTTTTGAATTTTAAACTTACTGCAACAGAGATTCATTTAAATTTTTGGATTTTTTTAGTCTATATTTTATCTGCTTTGCTTAGCATTCGTTTTGCTATTCTCGCTCTTTTTTGTGTATTTTCGAACTTGATTGCCTTCATTTGGATTGCAATTTAA
- a CDS encoding TlpA family protein disulfide reductase gives MKNLFFILMILAFFTACSDEQEKKDESANVQTDTTASFSQGDKLDFALEMLDGGSLVIKADDAKIHFDTQNKATLFVFFTTWCAPCITEIPYLNKLEEKYKDEFNIVGVLLEDKNAEEIKNFVEKNKIIYKIANGENNYLLAKALGGINGIPTMFLYAKNGSFINQYLGVIPSEMLELEIQKALS, from the coding sequence ATGAAGAATTTATTTTTTATTTTGATGATTTTAGCGTTTTTTACTGCTTGTAGTGATGAGCAAGAAAAAAAAGATGAAAGTGCGAATGTGCAAACAGACACTACGGCTAGTTTTTCTCAAGGCGATAAACTTGATTTTGCTTTAGAAATGCTTGATGGGGGGAGTTTGGTCATTAAAGCTGATGATGCAAAAATTCATTTTGATACTCAAAATAAGGCGACTTTATTTGTATTTTTTACCACTTGGTGTGCCCCTTGTATCACAGAAATTCCATACTTAAATAAACTTGAAGAAAAATATAAAGATGAATTTAATATCGTAGGTGTTTTACTCGAAGATAAAAATGCAGAAGAAATTAAAAATTTCGTTGAAAAAAATAAAATTATTTATAAAATTGCAAATGGCGAAAATAATTATCTCCTTGCTAAAGCCTTAGGTGGAATCAATGGAATTCCTACGATGTTTTTATATGCAAAAAATGGCTCTTTTATCAATCAATACTTAGGAGTCATTCCATCTGAAATGTTAGAGCTTGAAATTCAAAAGGCTTTATCTTAA
- a CDS encoding replication-associated recombination protein A has translation MNLALEFRPKKLDSILGQKELVAVFKKFLNMQKLPHSIFFGVAGSGKTSFARAVANDFGLDFYEFDGGNFKLEELRKIIEKYKESLYKPLIFIDEIHRLNKTQQEMLLVPMENYRCIIIGASTENPYFVLSSGIRSRSMLFEFKALKPKELEILLQRVQKQLQFDIDEDAKDFILKSADARAMLNVLEFALVLNPKQVSLENLRKLRPNIQSEGVSSKDTHYLLASALIKSLRGSDVDAALYYLARLIEGGESADFIARRLVIFASEDIGNADTNALNLAVNTLQGVKNIGYPEARILLAQCVVYLASSIKSNSSYKAIEKALDFVKNNEALEIPSYLNNHSSQNYLYPHDFGGWVEQKYLTRPLNFYHSKGKGDEARLLENLKKMKENSCKS, from the coding sequence ATGAATTTGGCTTTAGAATTTCGCCCCAAAAAACTTGATTCAATTTTAGGACAAAAAGAGCTTGTCGCGGTTTTTAAAAAATTCTTAAATATGCAAAAACTTCCTCATAGCATATTTTTCGGCGTTGCAGGTTCTGGAAAAACAAGCTTTGCAAGAGCAGTTGCGAATGATTTTGGACTTGATTTTTACGAATTTGATGGCGGAAATTTTAAGCTTGAGGAGCTAAGAAAAATCATAGAAAAATACAAAGAAAGCCTTTATAAACCTTTGATTTTCATCGATGAAATCCACAGACTTAATAAAACTCAACAAGAAATGTTGCTCGTTCCTATGGAGAATTATCGTTGCATTATCATCGGTGCAAGTACTGAAAATCCTTATTTTGTGCTAAGTTCTGGTATAAGAAGTCGCAGTATGCTTTTTGAATTTAAGGCTTTAAAACCAAAAGAGCTTGAAATTTTACTGCAAAGGGTGCAAAAGCAATTGCAATTTGACATTGATGAAGATGCAAAAGATTTTATTTTAAAAAGTGCGGATGCAAGGGCTATGCTTAATGTGCTTGAGTTTGCTTTGGTTTTAAATCCTAAACAAGTCAGTCTTGAAAATCTTAGAAAATTGCGTCCGAACATACAAAGCGAGGGTGTGAGTAGCAAGGATACGCATTATCTTTTAGCAAGTGCTTTAATAAAAAGTCTTAGAGGCAGTGATGTGGATGCGGCACTTTATTATCTTGCAAGATTGATTGAGGGCGGAGAGAGTGCAGATTTTATCGCAAGAAGATTAGTGATTTTTGCAAGTGAAGATATAGGAAATGCCGATACAAATGCTTTAAATCTAGCAGTCAATACCCTTCAAGGGGTAAAAAATATAGGTTATCCCGAAGCACGAATTCTCTTAGCTCAATGTGTGGTTTATCTTGCAAGCAGTATAAAGTCTAATTCAAGCTATAAGGCGATTGAAAAGGCTTTGGATTTTGTTAAAAACAATGAAGCTTTAGAAATTCCAAGCTATCTTAACAATCACTCGAGTCAAAATTATCTTTATCCTCACGATTTTGGTGGCTGGGTGGAGCAAAAATATCTCACCCGCCCTTTAAATTTTTATCACAGCAAAGGCAAGGGCGATGAAGCAAGACTTTTAGAAAATCTCAAAAAAATGAAAGAAAATTCTTGCAAATCTTAA
- a CDS encoding flagellar export protein FliJ yields MKTKFSAIAKVRKQQLDNAELRLSEAKQRQREHQKLYELSYAQLRNLSLVPNSGLSNELKSNLAMANIGKEALQRAKEKVELSEKEIVHYQFLYQKANLEYEKIKTLEAKEIKEKQKELQKAEQKFIDELAITRFFRNKGEKKDD; encoded by the coding sequence ATGAAGACAAAATTCAGTGCAATTGCAAAGGTGAGAAAACAGCAGCTTGATAATGCTGAATTGCGTTTGAGTGAAGCCAAACAAAGACAAAGAGAACACCAAAAACTCTATGAACTTTCTTATGCACAGCTTAGAAATTTAAGCCTTGTGCCAAATTCTGGTTTAAGCAATGAGTTAAAATCTAATCTCGCAATGGCAAATATAGGCAAAGAAGCCCTGCAAAGAGCCAAAGAAAAGGTTGAGCTTTCGGAAAAAGAGATTGTGCATTATCAATTTTTATACCAAAAAGCAAATTTAGAATATGAAAAAATCAAGACCTTAGAAGCAAAGGAAATCAAAGAAAAACAAAAAGAACTTCAAAAAGCTGAACAAAAATTTATCGATGAACTTGCAATCACGCGGTTTTTTAGAAACAAAGGAGAAAAAAAAGATGATTAG
- a CDS encoding adenylosuccinate synthase, which produces MGKADIVVGVQWGDEGKGKIVDKLCENYDFVCRSAGGHNAGHTICVNHTRYALHLIPSGVLNPLCINLIGNGVVVSPEILIAEMGQFDNLKGRLYISDRAHLNLRHHSLIDIAKEKLKGKNAIGTTGKGIGPSYADKINRTGHRVCELLDPQRLCESLMKDFEINRTFLEILQIEIPKKEELLDDLNRYNKILAPFITNTTNLLWKALDEDKKVLLEGAQGSMLDIDHGTYPYVTSSNTIAAGALTGLGLNPKEIGSIIGIVKAYTTRVGNGVFPTEDKGDDGERIAQIGKEIGVSTGRKRRCGWFDAVAVRYAARLNGLDFLALTKLDVLDGFEKIKICRAYEYNGVEIDYMPSDLENVKPIYEEFQGWDKVSELRDFDLLPSNAKLYIKRLEELVGVKIKIISTSAERDDTIIL; this is translated from the coding sequence ATGGGTAAAGCGGATATTGTCGTAGGCGTTCAATGGGGCGATGAGGGCAAAGGCAAGATTGTTGATAAATTATGCGAAAATTATGATTTTGTTTGTAGAAGTGCAGGAGGACATAACGCAGGACATACAATTTGTGTCAATCATACACGTTATGCACTTCATCTTATCCCTTCGGGTGTGTTAAATCCACTTTGTATTAATCTTATCGGCAATGGCGTTGTAGTATCACCCGAAATTCTCATCGCTGAAATGGGACAATTTGACAATTTAAAAGGAAGATTATACATCAGTGATAGAGCCCATCTTAATTTAAGACATCATTCTTTAATCGATATAGCCAAAGAAAAACTCAAGGGCAAAAATGCTATAGGCACGACCGGAAAAGGCATAGGACCAAGTTATGCTGATAAAATTAACCGCACAGGACATCGAGTCTGTGAGCTTTTAGACCCGCAAAGGCTTTGTGAATCTTTAATGAAAGATTTTGAAATCAATCGGACTTTTTTAGAAATTTTGCAGATAGAAATTCCAAAAAAAGAAGAATTGCTTGATGATTTAAATCGTTACAATAAAATCTTAGCACCTTTCATCACAAACACGACAAATTTACTTTGGAAAGCCTTAGATGAGGATAAAAAAGTGCTCTTAGAAGGTGCTCAAGGTTCAATGCTCGATATAGACCATGGCACTTATCCCTATGTAACGAGTTCAAACACGATTGCAGCAGGAGCCTTAACAGGACTAGGACTCAATCCTAAAGAAATAGGTTCTATCATAGGCATAGTTAAGGCTTACACAACAAGGGTGGGAAATGGAGTTTTTCCCACTGAAGACAAGGGCGACGATGGAGAAAGAATCGCACAAATTGGTAAAGAAATCGGCGTAAGCACAGGTCGCAAAAGACGTTGTGGGTGGTTTGATGCCGTTGCGGTGCGTTATGCTGCAAGACTCAACGGGCTTGATTTTTTAGCCTTGACCAAACTCGATGTTTTAGATGGTTTTGAAAAAATAAAAATTTGCAGAGCCTATGAGTATAACGGAGTAGAAATTGACTATATGCCAAGTGATTTGGAGAATGTAAAGCCTATTTATGAGGAATTTCAAGGTTGGGACAAGGTTTCTGAGCTTAGGGATTTTGATTTATTGCCTTCAAATGCAAAGCTTTATATTAAGCGTTTAGAAGAGCTTGTGGGAGTAAAGATTAAGATTATTTCAACAAGTGCGGAAAGAGATGATACCATTATACTATGA
- a CDS encoding CobW family GTP-binding protein has protein sequence MAKIPIHIITGFLGSGKTTFLAQLLQKQNHKNIALIVNELGQISLDDSIINASYIQEKTLILNAGCMCCNKRSDLVDKLRELLNVYEKKNEILERIIIETTGLANPAPIVFTLLSDTFLCNHFNLVNIITCIDALNGISHIDENEEAYNQILSSDCILITKTDLNPHIAPLKEKINSIHQGIDIFEKENFNFSMLSGIKHQSENFQNSKLEQNLHNQNIQSLSLSFDEALDWSVFSIWLSMLLHQYGSQILRVKGLLDIGEDFLVNINGVGHLIYPPSHIKKTKQQNSSHLVFIAKNLDLQKVLASLQGFLNPNSNVILA, from the coding sequence GTGGCTAAAATTCCCATCCATATCATTACCGGCTTTTTAGGTAGCGGTAAAACCACGTTTTTAGCACAGCTTTTGCAAAAACAAAATCATAAAAATATCGCTCTTATTGTCAATGAGCTCGGACAAATTTCTCTTGATGATTCTATTATCAATGCCTCTTATATACAAGAAAAAACTCTAATCCTTAATGCCGGTTGTATGTGTTGTAATAAACGAAGTGATTTGGTGGATAAACTTAGGGAACTTCTTAATGTTTATGAAAAAAAGAATGAAATTTTAGAGAGAATCATTATCGAAACTACAGGACTTGCAAATCCAGCACCCATAGTTTTTACCTTACTTAGCGATACTTTTTTATGCAACCATTTCAATCTTGTCAATATCATCACTTGCATTGATGCACTCAATGGAATTTCTCATATCGATGAAAATGAAGAGGCTTATAATCAAATCTTAAGTTCAGATTGCATTCTCATCACTAAAACAGATTTAAATCCTCATATCGCTCCTTTAAAAGAAAAAATCAACTCCATTCATCAAGGCATTGATATTTTCGAAAAAGAAAATTTTAATTTTTCTATGCTTTCTGGCATAAAACATCAGAGTGAAAATTTCCAAAATTCAAAGCTTGAGCAGAATTTACACAATCAAAACATTCAAAGCCTAAGTCTTAGCTTTGACGAAGCTTTGGATTGGAGTGTTTTTAGCATTTGGTTGAGTATGCTTTTACATCAATATGGCTCGCAAATTTTAAGGGTTAAAGGATTGTTAGACATAGGAGAGGATTTTCTTGTTAATATCAATGGTGTAGGGCATCTTATTTATCCTCCAAGCCATATTAAAAAAACAAAGCAACAAAACAGCTCTCATCTTGTTTTCATTGCTAAAAATTTGGATTTGCAAAAGGTTCTTGCATCCTTGCAAGGTTTTTTAAATCCTAATTCAAATGTCATCCTAGCTTAA
- a CDS encoding YihY/virulence factor BrkB family protein produces the protein MNLKNILRFLLLFKDKEIMNYSAALSFYTILSLIPILFVCFSVFTQISSFENYYERAKQVIFTFLIPAQQDMVATYIDTFLKNSVNLGIVGLVAMAFTSLAFFSSYDFVVHRISKSEPRGLWQSISSYWTLLTLVPLGLGLSFYISGFIQKTLDDYHIGFNFFEILPFIIIWALFFISYSSSLHKGSVKTLALTSFVSSMVWYVGKNLFVYYIVYNKTYASVYGSFSTILFFFIWIYISWVIYLFGLKFYYELNCNPNEGNQVRKYTKKSENSKTNAKQSR, from the coding sequence ATGAATTTAAAAAATATTTTGCGTTTTTTATTGCTTTTTAAAGATAAAGAGATAATGAATTATTCCGCTGCATTGAGTTTTTATACGATTTTATCTTTGATACCGATTTTATTTGTGTGCTTTTCTGTTTTTACGCAAATTTCAAGTTTTGAAAATTATTATGAAAGAGCTAAACAAGTCATTTTTACTTTTTTAATTCCTGCACAGCAAGATATGGTTGCAACTTATATTGATACTTTTTTAAAAAATAGCGTTAATTTAGGCATAGTGGGACTTGTGGCTATGGCTTTTACCTCCCTTGCTTTTTTTTCAAGTTATGATTTTGTCGTGCATAGGATTAGTAAAAGTGAGCCGCGAGGACTTTGGCAAAGCATTAGTTCTTATTGGACCTTGCTAACGCTTGTTCCTTTAGGGCTTGGACTTAGTTTTTATATTTCAGGCTTTATACAAAAAACCTTAGATGATTATCATATAGGATTTAATTTTTTTGAAATTCTGCCTTTTATTATCATTTGGGCTTTATTTTTCATTTCTTATTCAAGTTCTTTGCATAAAGGCAGTGTAAAAACTCTAGCTTTAACCTCGTTTGTAAGCTCTATGGTGTGGTATGTGGGAAAGAATTTATTTGTGTATTATATAGTGTATAATAAAACCTATGCAAGTGTTTATGGTTCTTTTTCTACTATACTTTTCTTTTTTATTTGGATTTATATTTCTTGGGTGATTTATCTTTTTGGACTTAAATTTTATTATGAATTAAATTGCAATCCAAATGAAGGCAATCAAGTTCGAAAATACACAAAAAAGAGCGAGAATAGCAAAACGAATGCTAAGCAAAGCAGATAA